A region from the Salicibibacter cibarius genome encodes:
- a CDS encoding GNAT family N-acetyltransferase — MFNSDRLYFREIAEEDRKPLEDLFADPAVMRFADGTKTKRGTGEWMEQSYRDYRSFGVGYWVAEKRGNGEFVGQCGFRPQKIQGQIHMGFGYLLARNAWGEGYGKEAAYACSNFAFEQLAIDELTSIIHPQNIPSIKIARFLGMEKQDRIRKHCQWMDVYRLENPGL; from the coding sequence ATGTTTAACAGTGACCGTTTGTATTTTCGGGAAATAGCGGAAGAGGACCGAAAACCTTTGGAAGATCTGTTTGCCGACCCCGCTGTCATGCGTTTTGCAGACGGCACGAAAACGAAAAGGGGAACGGGGGAATGGATGGAGCAATCCTACCGAGACTATAGAAGTTTCGGCGTCGGATATTGGGTTGCAGAAAAACGGGGAAATGGTGAATTTGTGGGGCAGTGCGGGTTTCGCCCGCAAAAAATCCAAGGACAAATTCACATGGGTTTCGGATATCTTTTGGCAAGGAACGCATGGGGAGAGGGATACGGGAAAGAAGCCGCTTACGCGTGCAGTAATTTCGCTTTTGAACAATTGGCCATTGATGAATTGACATCCATCATTCATCCGCAAAACATTCCATCTATAAAAATTGCCCGCTTTCTCGGAATGGAAAAACAAGACCGCATCCGTAAACATTGCCAGTGGATGGATGTGTATAGGCTAGAAAACCCGGGCTTGTAG
- the ectA gene encoding diaminobutyrate acetyltransferase, with protein sequence MSATPTLQKESLTFDKPTVQDGRKMWELAKKLGLDLNSSYKYLMMSEYFSETCVVVKEEGKLVGFITAFILPEKDNTVFVWQVGVDSSQRGKGLASRMLDELLERNACQEIKYLEATVTPSNDASQKLFRRLARTNETACHVSECFSEDLFPGDNHEAELSFKIGPIFR encoded by the coding sequence ATGAGTGCAACTCCAACGTTGCAGAAAGAATCTTTGACTTTTGACAAACCGACTGTACAAGACGGACGCAAAATGTGGGAACTTGCCAAAAAACTTGGTCTGGATCTTAATTCTTCGTATAAGTATTTAATGATGAGCGAATACTTTTCCGAAACTTGTGTAGTCGTCAAGGAAGAAGGGAAACTAGTTGGCTTCATTACTGCGTTCATCCTACCTGAAAAAGACAATACCGTATTTGTATGGCAAGTAGGTGTAGACAGCTCACAACGCGGGAAAGGATTGGCCTCACGCATGCTTGATGAATTGCTTGAGCGCAATGCTTGCCAAGAAATCAAATACCTTGAAGCAACCGTCACTCCGTCGAACGACGCTTCGCAAAAACTGTTCCGGCGACTTGCCCGTACCAACGAAACTGCCTGTCATGTGTCGGAATGTTTCTCCGAAGATTTGTTCCCGGGGGATAACCATGAAGCAGAGCTCTCATTTAAAATCGGCCCAATCTTTCGGTAA
- the pdaA gene encoding delta-lactam-biosynthetic de-N-acetylase: MGRGTRKKRGMLLVLALLLFMMTGQSAYGEGVYDWNFKPEKNNQPPTTEPHYIKLLDRYDGYFIGDTDNKNIYLTFDSGYENGCTDVILDVLKEKNVPAAFFVTGYYFEREEDLIKRMDDEGHIVGNHSWNHPSFPDLNDKEVISELSKVEEAFKTLTGKEMNYLRPPRGTFNERTMKIAKDEGYHHIFWSFAYVDWNPGAQKGKAYAYDKIMDRVHPGAVLLLHSVSKDNAAALGDVIDELKVEGYQFKSLDHLTGRQFPPFDQ, from the coding sequence ATGGGAAGAGGGACAAGAAAAAAACGGGGCATGTTGTTAGTCTTGGCACTCCTTTTGTTCATGATGACAGGTCAATCAGCTTACGGCGAAGGCGTTTACGATTGGAATTTCAAACCGGAGAAAAACAATCAACCGCCCACGACAGAACCTCATTATATTAAGCTGCTTGATCGCTATGATGGTTATTTTATTGGTGATACGGATAACAAGAACATTTATCTGACGTTTGATAGTGGCTACGAAAATGGTTGTACAGACGTTATTTTGGATGTATTAAAAGAAAAGAACGTTCCTGCTGCATTTTTTGTCACCGGTTATTACTTCGAGCGCGAAGAGGATTTAATCAAAAGAATGGACGATGAAGGGCATATTGTTGGCAATCATTCCTGGAATCATCCGAGTTTTCCTGATTTAAATGATAAAGAAGTAATCTCCGAGCTGTCAAAGGTGGAGGAAGCTTTTAAAACGTTGACGGGGAAGGAGATGAATTATTTGCGCCCTCCCCGCGGCACATTTAATGAGAGAACGATGAAAATTGCAAAAGATGAAGGGTATCACCATATTTTTTGGTCATTCGCTTATGTCGATTGGAACCCGGGTGCGCAAAAAGGGAAAGCTTATGCCTATGATAAGATTATGGATCGTGTTCATCCCGGGGCGGTTTTGCTGCTTCATTCGGTATCGAAAGACAACGCGGCTGCCCTCGGAGATGTGATCGACGAGCTGAAAGTGGAAGGCTATCAATTTAAGTCTCTGGACCATTTAACCGGCAGGCAATTTCCTCCTTTTGATCAATGA
- the isdG gene encoding heme oxygenase, which produces MIIVQNQTFVTKGYGERLVERFRKTGKVEYAEGFIGLEVLTNIRSQDHDEIVISTRWDNIEAFHRWTESQAFKDAHAREGGRPDYIIENKVLFYRVDVVRESIELTY; this is translated from the coding sequence ATGATTATTGTTCAGAATCAAACGTTTGTCACAAAAGGATACGGAGAACGTCTCGTGGAGAGATTTAGAAAAACCGGGAAGGTTGAATATGCAGAAGGGTTTATCGGATTAGAAGTGTTAACGAACATTAGAAGCCAAGACCATGATGAAATCGTGATTAGCACGCGTTGGGATAATATTGAAGCATTTCATCGCTGGACAGAAAGCCAAGCGTTTAAAGATGCACATGCCCGCGAAGGTGGACGTCCAGATTACATTATCGAAAATAAGGTTCTTTTTTACAGGGTCGATGTCGTACGTGAAAGCATAGAACTAACATATTAA
- the yfkAB gene encoding radical SAM/CxCxxxxC motif protein YfkAB, with amino-acid sequence MTSKAKASFSPVNDPWEAYDDYVRFGKHTLTNVEFTTTTLCNMRCEHCAVGSLLSRREPSDGLPVELLIDRLDEVEHLRALSITGGEPMLSKKSVEKYVVPLLRYAYERGASTQINSNLTLPLHQYEAILPYLDVLHITHNYGSFEDFAAIGFAHMEKPPTMEKRQLFFERMIENAKILTGQGIMVSAETMLNKRTLPNLEAIHDQITAMGCQRHEVHPMYPTDFAGDMEIATLSEIRSGIHRLLDHRNNGTWMLFGTLPFYACNGDENDLQLLKRLYGSENVTVRNDPDGRNRLNVNVFNGNISVTDFDDEPALGNIQNASLPAAFSKWKASSLAQSLHCHCPSVQCLGPNALVKNAYYQDTDFQARASNL; translated from the coding sequence ATGACCAGCAAAGCAAAAGCGTCATTTTCACCGGTCAATGATCCGTGGGAAGCCTATGATGATTACGTACGGTTTGGAAAACATACGTTAACAAACGTTGAATTCACGACGACCACCCTTTGCAATATGCGCTGTGAACATTGTGCCGTCGGTTCGTTGTTAAGCCGCAGAGAGCCATCCGATGGCCTGCCGGTGGAACTGCTTATAGACCGTTTGGATGAGGTCGAGCATCTCCGTGCATTGAGCATCACGGGCGGAGAACCGATGCTTTCCAAAAAATCTGTGGAAAAATACGTCGTTCCTCTGCTTCGTTATGCTTATGAGCGAGGGGCGAGCACGCAAATTAACTCGAATTTGACGTTGCCGTTACATCAATATGAAGCGATCCTTCCATATCTCGATGTCCTACATATTACGCATAATTACGGAAGCTTTGAGGATTTTGCGGCTATCGGTTTCGCTCATATGGAAAAACCCCCGACGATGGAAAAAAGACAGCTTTTTTTTGAACGCATGATTGAAAACGCAAAAATACTAACAGGGCAAGGCATTATGGTATCGGCGGAAACGATGCTGAACAAACGGACCTTGCCCAATCTTGAAGCCATCCACGATCAAATTACCGCGATGGGTTGCCAACGGCACGAAGTGCATCCCATGTACCCGACGGATTTTGCCGGCGACATGGAAATTGCAACGCTATCGGAAATCAGAAGCGGCATTCATCGTTTGCTTGACCATCGCAACAACGGGACCTGGATGCTTTTCGGCACGCTCCCCTTTTATGCCTGTAACGGCGATGAAAACGATCTGCAGCTATTAAAGCGACTGTACGGGAGTGAAAATGTCACCGTAAGAAATGACCCCGACGGACGCAACCGTTTAAATGTCAATGTGTTTAACGGCAACATCAGTGTCACCGATTTTGACGATGAACCAGCGCTGGGGAATATCCAAAACGCTTCATTGCCGGCGGCCTTCTCCAAATGGAAGGCGTCTTCGCTGGCCCAATCCCTACATTGCCATTGCCCTTCCGTTCAATGTCTCGGCCCGAATGCGCTCGTCAAAAACGCCTATTATCAAGACACTGATTTTCAAGCACGAGCGAGCAACCTATGA
- a CDS encoding YhcN/YlaJ family sporulation lipoprotein, with protein sequence MKKITLALCSAAILSGLVGCGNADNHNAGEPNEAKNMEQVNDASHDQDDFTVEDRVTRDEHQGSRNKTDGRGSFYYNNPQDVTDKDTFTEEEREAEEERAQRYEREDRHQESIEQIVNEMDDIEESYVVVDDTRVIVGIRTNGDDVDQTIVAIEERLQDDIGDKELIVTDDEDQFEQMRTGRSR encoded by the coding sequence ATGAAAAAAATAACACTGGCACTCTGCTCTGCCGCTATTTTATCCGGGTTAGTTGGATGCGGAAACGCAGATAATCATAATGCCGGAGAACCAAATGAAGCGAAAAATATGGAACAAGTGAATGATGCAAGTCACGATCAGGATGACTTTACCGTTGAAGACCGAGTCACAAGGGATGAACACCAAGGGTCACGTAACAAGACGGACGGTCGCGGATCATTTTATTATAATAATCCGCAAGATGTGACGGATAAGGATACGTTCACGGAGGAAGAACGGGAAGCCGAAGAAGAACGGGCCCAGCGATATGAAAGGGAAGACAGGCATCAGGAGAGCATTGAACAAATCGTTAACGAGATGGATGACATAGAGGAAAGTTACGTCGTCGTCGATGATACACGAGTGATTGTAGGTATCCGTACCAATGGGGACGACGTTGACCAAACGATTGTGGCTATTGAAGAACGACTACAAGACGACATCGGTGACAAAGAACTGATCGTCACGGATGATGAGGATCAATTTGAGCAAATGCGAACAGGTCGCTCTCGATAA
- a CDS encoding OsmC family protein yields the protein MEFRIANEEAFTTQAPFGELLISGEDEHGFRPYQLLVSSIAGCSGSVLRKIMKKRRVEVGDIRIHTDVTRNDEEPHEVKTVHLHYTIEAEGVKEELMEKLLDIAKKNCTIVQSVEPSITVTESLTLNP from the coding sequence ATGGAATTTCGGATTGCCAATGAAGAAGCTTTCACGACACAAGCTCCGTTTGGCGAATTGCTAATTTCCGGGGAAGATGAACACGGGTTTCGTCCCTATCAGCTTCTCGTATCATCAATCGCTGGCTGTAGCGGGAGTGTGCTCCGTAAAATAATGAAAAAGCGGCGTGTGGAGGTCGGGGACATTCGTATTCACACCGATGTAACGAGAAATGATGAAGAACCGCATGAAGTAAAGACGGTACATCTTCATTACACGATAGAAGCAGAAGGCGTAAAAGAAGAACTCATGGAAAAACTTTTGGACATCGCGAAAAAGAATTGCACCATTGTTCAATCGGTAGAACCGTCGATCACCGTCACAGAGTCGTTAACATTGAATCCATAA
- a CDS encoding Glu/Leu/Phe/Val family dehydrogenase, with the protein MNLSRDETRTLIQEVVDKLKKETFSNEFTNNENGEVFDSAAEIIKTTDKIIKSYIRVSRDNGVIERIPAYRVQHNNISGFYKGGIRFSPAVNEEEVENLAILMTIKNALHELPFGGAKGGVFVDPRNLSPRELNLVSKKYVQRLKPDLGPTKDIPAPDLGTNDKVIDWMVGEYKTITPGESYVNSFTGKSAVNGGVAGRREATGIGTFLSYYYLRDQWFKQAKTMKVTRPKSWKNLETLIHSDQPTRVAVQGFGNVGSIAANEALKCEDEHIVTAVSDEDVTLHNRKGLDIERLLAYSEQHRRLPRSAEELKEANVQADIDSPSAVLTSECDLLILAAVEGQITEENMKDVSAKILLEGANAPITKNADEYFENNGIIVIPDILANAGGVHVSYLEWMQSNNDKPYTKEDVITALTDKMTDVCHRVYDHYFYSENHETTRMLCYKLALMRLITLLYRHGKLY; encoded by the coding sequence ATGAATTTGAGTCGAGACGAAACCCGGACTTTAATTCAGGAAGTGGTCGATAAGTTAAAAAAAGAAACGTTTAGTAACGAATTTACGAATAACGAGAATGGAGAGGTATTTGATTCGGCGGCCGAAATTATAAAAACAACGGATAAAATCATAAAAAGTTACATCCGTGTCTCAAGAGACAATGGAGTGATTGAAAGAATCCCGGCCTATCGCGTTCAACATAATAACATAAGTGGGTTTTATAAAGGGGGGATACGTTTCAGTCCGGCTGTAAATGAAGAAGAAGTGGAAAATCTTGCGATTTTGATGACGATCAAAAATGCTTTGCATGAACTTCCTTTCGGTGGTGCGAAAGGGGGGGTGTTTGTCGATCCGAGAAATTTATCGCCACGGGAATTGAATTTGGTGAGCAAGAAATATGTACAACGGTTAAAGCCTGATTTGGGTCCAACGAAAGACATCCCCGCTCCGGATTTGGGAACAAATGACAAAGTGATTGACTGGATGGTTGGCGAGTATAAAACAATTACGCCCGGCGAATCTTATGTAAATTCATTTACTGGAAAAAGCGCGGTGAATGGAGGCGTTGCCGGCCGCAGGGAAGCCACGGGAATCGGAACTTTTTTGAGTTATTATTATTTGAGGGATCAATGGTTTAAACAAGCGAAGACAATGAAGGTGACGAGACCTAAGAGTTGGAAAAACCTTGAAACGTTAATCCATAGCGATCAACCGACGAGAGTGGCGGTTCAAGGATTTGGAAATGTCGGAAGCATTGCGGCAAATGAAGCACTGAAGTGTGAAGACGAACATATTGTGACTGCCGTATCGGATGAAGATGTCACCCTTCATAACCGAAAAGGTTTGGACATAGAAAGGCTGTTGGCTTATAGCGAGCAGCACCGGCGGTTGCCACGTTCAGCGGAAGAATTAAAGGAAGCGAACGTTCAAGCGGATATCGATTCTCCGTCGGCCGTGCTAACGAGCGAATGCGATTTGCTCATACTGGCTGCTGTCGAAGGCCAAATTACGGAAGAAAATATGAAAGACGTGTCGGCGAAAATTCTTTTGGAAGGGGCAAATGCGCCTATTACCAAGAACGCCGATGAATATTTTGAAAACAACGGAATTATCGTCATCCCGGATATTTTGGCTAATGCAGGCGGCGTACATGTCTCTTATCTGGAGTGGATGCAATCAAATAACGACAAGCCATATACGAAAGAAGACGTTATTACGGCATTGACCGATAAAATGACAGACGTATGCCACCGGGTTTATGACCATTATTTCTACTCCGAGAACCACGAAACGACAAGAATGTTATGCTATAAACTTGCCCTTATGAGATTGATTACGCTTTTATATAGGCACGGGAAACTTTATTAA
- a CDS encoding AEC family transporter — MQIFFEVVLPVVLVFALGFLIQKWKHVDIKPISTVAIFVMTPCLVFDTIYHATLDMQYAYMLIFAILLLFILIFVNKLVSFFFKLSPETETGIILSTAFMNAGNYGAPIVLFAFGEEGFAYAVSLMVIQSVIMNSFGVYFASKGRGTMIQALKVVMTMPATWALVAALLAQFLPAMPTAITGVTEIVGAATIPTVMIILGMQLARIPLRGFEWGKISYNAVLRLLISPVIALGLTRILPIEPLLANVLVLTAAMPTAANIVMFSVQFNAQPRLVSSTTLVTTLISIPTITVLLMIL; from the coding sequence TTGCAAATATTTTTCGAGGTCGTTCTTCCGGTGGTGCTCGTATTCGCACTCGGATTTTTAATTCAAAAATGGAAGCATGTGGACATCAAGCCTATTTCGACGGTTGCAATTTTCGTCATGACGCCTTGTTTGGTGTTTGATACGATTTATCACGCAACACTCGACATGCAATATGCATATATGTTGATCTTTGCGATTTTGCTTTTATTCATACTTATTTTTGTGAATAAGTTGGTATCTTTTTTCTTTAAGCTTTCTCCGGAAACGGAAACCGGAATAATCCTTTCCACGGCTTTTATGAATGCGGGAAATTATGGTGCTCCGATCGTTCTCTTTGCTTTTGGAGAAGAGGGGTTTGCCTATGCCGTGTCTCTTATGGTCATTCAATCAGTGATCATGAACAGTTTTGGCGTTTATTTTGCATCCAAGGGCAGGGGGACAATGATCCAAGCTTTAAAGGTTGTCATGACGATGCCGGCGACCTGGGCGCTGGTAGCGGCTTTATTGGCGCAATTTTTGCCTGCAATGCCTACTGCCATTACAGGTGTAACCGAAATTGTCGGTGCTGCTACAATCCCAACCGTCATGATTATACTCGGCATGCAATTGGCGCGAATTCCGTTACGTGGGTTTGAATGGGGAAAAATCAGTTATAATGCCGTGCTTCGTCTATTGATTTCTCCGGTGATTGCTTTAGGCCTTACGAGAATCCTTCCCATTGAACCACTGCTTGCCAATGTGCTTGTTTTAACAGCTGCTATGCCTACAGCAGCTAACATCGTAATGTTTTCGGTGCAATTTAATGCGCAACCGAGGTTAGTGTCGAGTACCACACTCGTGACTACTTTAATCAGCATTCCAACGATTACTGTCTTGCTGATGATTCTTTGA
- a CDS encoding ectoine synthase, producing MKIVNLEDIKGSDQEIDAGNWTSRRLLMKDDNMGYSVNDTIIRAGTETHIWYQNHLEAVYCIEGEAEVETLKDNKTYKITPGTLYALDEHDEHLLRGIKDARMICVFNPPLSGREIHDENGVYPADLD from the coding sequence ATGAAAATCGTTAATCTTGAAGATATTAAAGGATCCGATCAAGAAATAGACGCCGGCAACTGGACGAGCCGCCGCCTGCTTATGAAAGATGACAACATGGGATACTCGGTAAATGACACGATCATTCGCGCCGGCACGGAAACGCATATTTGGTATCAAAACCACCTTGAAGCGGTCTACTGTATTGAAGGGGAAGCTGAAGTAGAAACGTTAAAGGATAATAAAACGTATAAAATTACCCCCGGCACCTTATATGCCCTCGATGAACATGATGAACATCTATTGCGCGGAATTAAGGACGCACGCATGATTTGTGTGTTTAATCCGCCATTAAGCGGCCGTGAGATCCATGATGAAAATGGCGTATATCCCGCTGATTTAGATTAG
- the ectB gene encoding diaminobutyrate--2-oxoglutarate transaminase, whose product MTTNAMQVFEEKESVVRSYSRSFPTVFHKAKGYQLWDEANNEFIDFFSGAGALNYGHNDDRMKEKLIEYIQEDGITHSLDMASKARREFLEAFNSTILEPRNMDYKVMFPGPTGTNAVESALKLARKVKGRTNVVSFTNGFHGMTLGSLAVTSNEFKRAGAGVPLGNALTMPYDKFVDESVEKQMKHIRSFLDRAGSGVDKPAAIILETVQGEGGLNAASNEWLQEIERLCHDIDALLIVDDIQAGVGRAGSFFSFEPSGINPDIICMSKSIGGYGMPMAITLIRPELDQWSPGEHNGTFRGNAPAFVTATAALEYWKDPAFEKEISRKSDKITAFLQKMIEKYPDLKGTLRGRGFIQGIRSDVPDLANKVSWHSYKNGLIMETAGPNDEVFKLFPPLIIDDEGLEEGLRRLELGISDAIKD is encoded by the coding sequence ATGACTACAAACGCAATGCAAGTTTTTGAAGAAAAAGAATCAGTGGTGCGAAGCTACAGCCGTAGCTTCCCTACTGTTTTTCACAAAGCAAAAGGCTACCAACTATGGGACGAAGCCAACAACGAATTCATTGATTTTTTCTCCGGGGCAGGCGCCCTAAATTATGGCCATAATGATGATCGCATGAAGGAAAAACTCATCGAGTATATCCAAGAAGACGGCATTACCCATTCTTTGGACATGGCTTCCAAGGCGCGCCGTGAATTTCTGGAAGCGTTCAATTCCACCATTTTAGAACCCCGCAATATGGATTATAAAGTAATGTTCCCGGGGCCAACCGGAACCAATGCGGTTGAAAGTGCCCTGAAACTTGCCCGTAAAGTAAAAGGACGGACGAACGTTGTCAGCTTCACAAATGGTTTTCACGGCATGACACTCGGCTCTCTTGCCGTCACTTCCAATGAGTTTAAAAGGGCCGGTGCCGGAGTTCCGCTCGGAAATGCGCTTACCATGCCATATGACAAGTTCGTTGATGAATCGGTAGAAAAACAAATGAAGCATATCCGTAGCTTTCTTGACCGAGCCGGAAGCGGCGTAGACAAACCTGCCGCCATCATATTGGAAACCGTGCAAGGGGAAGGCGGGCTTAACGCCGCCAGCAATGAATGGTTGCAAGAAATTGAACGTTTGTGCCATGACATTGATGCGCTCTTGATCGTCGATGACATCCAGGCCGGGGTTGGACGCGCAGGATCGTTCTTTAGCTTTGAACCGTCCGGAATTAATCCGGATATTATTTGCATGTCCAAATCGATTGGCGGCTACGGGATGCCAATGGCGATCACGCTCATCCGTCCTGAACTTGACCAATGGTCACCGGGTGAACACAATGGAACTTTCCGCGGGAACGCCCCGGCCTTTGTAACCGCCACTGCTGCATTGGAATACTGGAAAGACCCTGCTTTCGAAAAAGAAATTTCAAGAAAATCAGATAAGATTACTGCATTTCTGCAAAAAATGATCGAAAAATACCCTGACTTGAAAGGGACTTTACGCGGTCGTGGTTTCATCCAAGGCATACGTTCGGATGTGCCTGACCTTGCAAACAAAGTATCCTGGCACTCCTATAAGAACGGTTTAATCATGGAAACCGCCGGACCAAACGATGAAGTCTTCAAACTATTCCCGCCGCTAATTATCGACGACGAGGGCTTGGAAGAAGGTTTGCGCCGTCTTGAGCTTGGCATTAGCGATGCGATTAAAGATTAA
- a CDS encoding YfkD family protein has translation MRSFVFIASLLLLSTSIIMPETVQADEEENDSFSKPDHVYDIARENTYSNTSRELPELEPSELTKDLQETAEEKIDNPELVAMLNESAIKDSKIPFGVNASIYLGKWALNYDSDDTEVNWEYENINTNEQDNRGGDTVVSLQYKQTQNKEAKGELNSDVPQLEGVKNLMRMKAAEKTSLPLSFSSTIGQGTEVGPNYQVEGKKLGVLHGHVPAVHEKGTVTYGEVYVKMKGNKRFLEVQNIEKQAVDGWIPVKDHVTLTYRNG, from the coding sequence ATGAGAAGTTTTGTATTCATAGCGTCGTTATTGCTTTTAAGCACGTCGATCATCATGCCGGAAACCGTTCAAGCCGATGAAGAAGAAAACGATTCATTCTCGAAACCGGACCATGTTTATGACATTGCCAGAGAAAACACATACAGTAACACGAGCCGCGAGTTGCCCGAGCTTGAGCCCTCGGAATTAACGAAAGACTTGCAGGAAACAGCAGAAGAAAAAATCGATAACCCCGAGCTCGTTGCCATGTTAAATGAATCGGCCATCAAGGACTCAAAAATACCCTTTGGCGTCAATGCTTCCATTTATCTAGGGAAATGGGCGCTGAATTACGACTCTGACGATACGGAAGTGAACTGGGAATACGAAAACATTAATACGAATGAACAAGATAATCGTGGCGGTGACACGGTCGTCTCTCTTCAATATAAACAAACGCAAAACAAAGAAGCAAAAGGCGAGTTGAACAGCGACGTGCCCCAACTTGAAGGGGTAAAAAATTTAATGAGAATGAAAGCCGCGGAAAAAACGTCTTTGCCTCTATCTTTTAGCTCCACGATTGGCCAAGGCACAGAGGTCGGGCCGAATTACCAAGTAGAAGGAAAAAAGCTTGGCGTATTGCACGGGCACGTGCCGGCTGTCCATGAAAAAGGGACGGTCACCTACGGAGAAGTGTACGTGAAAATGAAAGGCAATAAACGGTTCCTTGAGGTTCAAAATATCGAAAAACAGGCCGTTGACGGCTGGATTCCCGTGAAAGATCATGTCACGCTAACGTATCGCAACGGTTAA